A single region of the Bacteroides luhongzhouii genome encodes:
- a CDS encoding phosphatidylinositol-specific phospholipase C — protein sequence MERKYSRMSYVLALVISVLFSPAYVGSVSLQYVDTSMCLKGSVEKATWMKCLPDTLLMCKISIPGTHDSGTTKGGELLKTQSETIPVQLQLGIRAFDIRLEKKNDKLGIFHSYAFQDIYWEDDVLPTFISFLQTYPSETLIVSLKKEGGELQDYASLVSASLSNPVYQDYFVTDFRPDLTLEDCRGKILFLHRDSAMINYPGAACVGWEDNRTCLLTLLNKDGNEGYVLLQDEYQYESGKDAKKKIKTIIRNFDVVSGEPASSCRWGISFVSATGLPLGTPKIFADQINQPVADYLEQEHKRNCGIVFIDFMNDKGGKKMVEYLIESNMK from the coding sequence ATGGAGCGAAAGTATTCACGAATGTCTTATGTATTGGCTTTGGTCATATCCGTATTATTTTCTCCGGCTTATGTGGGGAGTGTTAGCCTTCAATACGTCGATACTAGTATGTGCTTGAAAGGTAGTGTGGAAAAAGCAACGTGGATGAAGTGTCTTCCTGATACACTGTTAATGTGCAAAATATCCATTCCCGGTACGCATGATAGTGGTACGACCAAAGGTGGAGAACTGTTGAAGACGCAGTCTGAAACTATTCCTGTTCAGTTGCAGTTAGGAATTCGCGCTTTTGATATTCGTTTGGAAAAGAAGAATGATAAATTAGGCATCTTTCATAGTTATGCTTTTCAGGATATATATTGGGAAGATGATGTATTACCTACCTTTATCTCTTTTTTGCAGACATACCCTTCTGAAACATTGATTGTCTCACTGAAAAAGGAGGGCGGAGAGTTGCAGGATTATGCATCTTTGGTGTCTGCTTCTTTAAGTAATCCTGTATATCAAGATTATTTCGTAACCGATTTTCGTCCTGATTTGACATTAGAGGACTGTCGCGGAAAGATTCTTTTTTTGCATAGAGACTCTGCTATGATTAATTATCCGGGTGCTGCTTGTGTAGGTTGGGAAGATAATAGAACATGTCTGCTTACTCTTCTTAATAAAGATGGAAATGAAGGGTATGTGTTACTTCAAGATGAATATCAATATGAGTCAGGCAAAGATGCCAAAAAGAAAATTAAAACCATAATTCGCAACTTTGATGTAGTATCTGGTGAGCCCGCTTCTTCATGTAGATGGGGCATTAGCTTTGTAAGTGCGACCGGACTGCCCTTGGGAACACCTAAGATCTTTGCAGATCAAATTAATCAACCAGTAGCAGACTATCTGGAGCAGGAACACAAACGGAATTGCGGTATTGTTTTTATTGATTTTATGAATGATAAAGGCGGTAAAAAAATGGTGGAATATTTAATTGAAAGCAATATGAAGTAA
- a CDS encoding SusC/RagA family TonB-linked outer membrane protein, with protein sequence MRQANFRIYQKILTILFVLFLSASAYAQQILVKGTVKDQTGEPAIGANVLIKGTSNGVITDVDGKFELSTDKNAVLVISYVGYANQEVQVTGKPLMVILKEDSELLDEVVVLGYGANSRKQDLSAAVGVLSNTDELTTRPVSSTESMLQGQLAGVTVQANGGDPTATPTITIRGQGSYKRKIAGVEQGGDNVLWVVDGVPGAPIASMSDIESIVVLKDAASAAIYGAQSGAGGVILVTTKKAKAGTPTLSYEGTYGVRQATNLPEPLDAEGELEMRKRSYANADMSLPDGWDVAKNPWIGTTRTNWMDEIFRTAFYQRHNIALNVGTENFSSRLSFSFDNDEGVLVNTYNKNYSIRYNGKFDLNKWVSISEDFVWKNTESRTKDTDDAYTGPVLSAIYMPASATVYNPLDGTWGGTTTEDPEYIAKYGSNFAGAHGDAVNPVRLLKAENRFNRTSDVWSTTSLQIANVVQGLKFTSRFTYNLKSNNYKNFRPIQDEPGKPNNSNNMDITNYRRDAWKTENTLTYDNTFGKHTVGALFSTTADHFVMRSLEVNGKNFTDESPYLQYLSYAGSTSATDKMTGPDANVSLVARLAYSYDDRYFATASWRRDYAGRLPKDNNFGDFPAVTLAWKISNEKFFKKNDFISLLKLRASWGRVGNLGSINYNYKSLLLGTTYWQEQAQYGVMNNTTWNNFVYNSTAMNKNLTWETSEQYDLGLDVEMFNNRLSLSFDYFDKRTFNLIQEQTMDWPSTIGLDPMLINQGEVRNRGFEISANWSDRINQNFSYFVSANFSYLKNWVSDIGVKNADGTPGVWTDSDSKFRNIPFTRQTAEGEPLNSYYLIKTAGIFQSDAEVASWNKEHGTYVTDSNGNKEWKGIQANAKAGDLKFVDYNNDGKIDDKDRQYCGSATPKTTYAFTLGATYKKLSVSAMFQGVGGAQAFYAAKYMTLSDVDGNFNRTKDILNAWSSTNTSSNIPRLSKNDPNSNFSTASDWYLEDASYLRLKNLTVSYDLSDVLQKWSHLKERSSRMSVYFSGENLFTITDYSGMDPECGGWDAMKYPVSRVFSFGVKLTY encoded by the coding sequence ATGAGACAAGCAAACTTTAGAATCTATCAAAAGATTCTGACTATTTTGTTCGTACTGTTTTTGTCAGCTAGTGCCTATGCACAGCAAATTTTAGTGAAAGGGACAGTAAAAGATCAAACGGGTGAGCCTGCAATCGGAGCCAACGTTTTGATCAAAGGGACTTCTAACGGAGTTATTACAGATGTGGATGGAAAGTTCGAATTGTCAACTGATAAAAATGCCGTGTTGGTTATAAGTTATGTTGGCTATGCAAACCAGGAAGTGCAAGTTACCGGTAAACCTTTAATGGTTATTTTGAAAGAGGATTCGGAACTTCTGGATGAAGTGGTTGTGTTAGGTTATGGCGCGAATTCACGTAAGCAGGATTTGTCGGCAGCTGTAGGTGTATTGAGCAATACGGATGAATTGACCACTCGCCCGGTTAGCTCTACAGAAAGTATGTTGCAAGGTCAGTTGGCTGGTGTTACAGTACAAGCCAATGGGGGTGACCCTACTGCTACTCCTACGATCACTATCCGTGGACAAGGTTCTTACAAACGTAAAATAGCTGGCGTAGAACAAGGTGGAGATAATGTACTCTGGGTAGTTGATGGGGTTCCGGGGGCTCCTATTGCTTCAATGAGTGATATTGAGTCTATTGTAGTATTGAAAGATGCTGCCTCTGCCGCTATATATGGTGCACAGTCAGGTGCAGGCGGTGTAATTCTGGTCACTACCAAGAAGGCTAAGGCGGGTACGCCTACTCTCAGCTACGAGGGTACTTATGGGGTTCGTCAGGCTACAAACTTGCCGGAACCGTTGGATGCTGAAGGTGAATTAGAGATGCGTAAGCGTTCTTATGCCAATGCGGATATGTCACTTCCCGATGGTTGGGATGTGGCAAAGAATCCCTGGATTGGTACTACTCGTACTAATTGGATGGACGAGATTTTTCGTACAGCTTTTTATCAACGTCATAACATAGCGTTGAATGTAGGTACTGAAAATTTTTCAAGTCGTTTGTCTTTCTCATTTGATAACGACGAGGGAGTATTGGTTAATACGTATAATAAGAATTATTCCATACGTTACAATGGTAAGTTCGATTTGAATAAATGGGTGTCTATCAGTGAAGATTTTGTATGGAAAAACACGGAGAGCCGTACAAAGGACACAGACGATGCATATACAGGTCCTGTTTTATCAGCAATCTATATGCCTGCCAGTGCTACAGTATATAATCCGTTAGATGGGACTTGGGGAGGAACCACTACCGAAGATCCTGAATACATAGCCAAGTATGGAAGTAACTTTGCCGGTGCTCATGGTGATGCTGTCAATCCGGTACGTTTGTTGAAAGCAGAAAACCGTTTTAATAGAACTAGTGATGTCTGGAGCACTACAAGCTTGCAAATAGCTAATGTGGTACAAGGTCTGAAGTTTACCAGCCGCTTTACTTATAATTTGAAGAGTAATAATTATAAAAATTTCCGTCCTATTCAGGATGAGCCGGGTAAACCTAATAACTCAAATAACATGGATATTACCAATTATCGTAGGGATGCATGGAAAACAGAGAATACGTTGACCTATGATAATACTTTCGGAAAACACACAGTGGGTGCTTTGTTCTCTACTACGGCCGATCATTTTGTAATGCGCAGTCTTGAAGTAAACGGTAAGAACTTTACCGATGAGAGCCCGTATTTACAATATTTGTCATATGCAGGTTCCACTTCGGCTACCGATAAAATGACAGGACCTGATGCCAATGTCTCATTGGTAGCCCGTCTGGCTTATTCTTACGATGATCGTTATTTTGCTACAGCCTCTTGGCGTCGCGATTATGCAGGTCGTCTGCCGAAAGATAATAATTTCGGTGATTTTCCTGCAGTAACATTAGCATGGAAGATTTCTAACGAGAAGTTCTTTAAGAAAAATGATTTTATCAGTTTGCTGAAGTTACGTGCTTCTTGGGGACGCGTTGGTAATTTGGGTTCTATCAACTATAACTACAAATCACTTTTGTTGGGAACGACGTATTGGCAGGAACAAGCTCAATATGGTGTGATGAATAATACTACTTGGAACAACTTCGTGTATAACTCTACTGCCATGAATAAGAACCTGACATGGGAGACATCTGAACAATATGACTTGGGTTTGGATGTTGAAATGTTCAATAACCGTTTGTCTTTGTCATTCGACTATTTTGATAAGCGTACTTTTAACCTGATTCAGGAACAGACCATGGATTGGCCGAGTACTATCGGATTGGACCCGATGTTGATTAATCAAGGTGAAGTTCGCAATCGTGGTTTTGAAATATCAGCTAACTGGAGCGATCGTATCAACCAGAATTTCTCTTATTTTGTATCTGCTAACTTTTCGTATTTGAAGAACTGGGTTTCCGATATAGGTGTAAAGAATGCCGATGGTACTCCTGGTGTATGGACTGATAGTGATTCTAAATTCCGCAATATTCCTTTTACCCGCCAGACTGCTGAGGGAGAACCTTTGAATTCTTACTATCTGATTAAAACTGCTGGCATTTTCCAGAGCGATGCTGAAGTTGCGTCTTGGAATAAAGAGCATGGTACTTATGTTACTGACTCTAATGGTAACAAGGAGTGGAAGGGTATTCAGGCAAATGCCAAAGCCGGTGACCTGAAGTTCGTAGATTACAACAATGACGGTAAGATTGATGATAAAGACCGTCAATATTGCGGTAGTGCTACTCCGAAGACAACGTATGCTTTCACATTAGGGGCTACTTATAAGAAACTGTCTGTCAGTGCTATGTTTCAGGGTGTAGGTGGTGCACAAGCATTCTATGCTGCGAAATATATGACATTGAGTGATGTAGATGGTAATTTTAACCGTACAAAGGATATTCTGAACGCTTGGAGTTCGACAAACACCTCTTCAAATATTCCCAGACTGTCAAAGAATGATCCGAATTCAAATTTCAGTACGGCATCTGACTGGTATTTGGAGGACGCTTCCTACTTGCGTCTGAAAAACCTGACTGTTTCCTATGACTTATCAGACGTATTACAAAAGTGGTCGCATCTAAAAGAGCGTAGCAGTCGCATGTCTGTTTATTTCAGTGGTGAGAACCTCTTTACAATAACCGATTATTCGGGTATGGATCCGGAATGTGGCGGCTGGGATGCTATGAAGTATCCTGTATCCAGAGTATTCTCTTTTGGTGTGAAATTAACTTATTAA
- a CDS encoding FecR family protein encodes MNSFKENFRIAKFLASLFTHSSIPEEEKAYREWINENPEHQKLAKRILNEETYEKNTQLIKSFSSQKAWDKIYPLLGGEKASGFLSWRKSLKYAALILLLIIPASYLIYNWVAREPIGEIAPGTHGGELTLSNGNTFNLFDNVLPEGVAEMFIIDSKGINYQTPANKPKVKEIKNTLRTLHGMECHIVLSDGTKVHLNAESKLTYPICFNDKERIVQVEGEAYFDVAPDKAHPFIVQTPHTSIRVTGTSFNVRAYADEEVESTTLVSGAVKINSENEDYELIPNQHFAYDKNSRKSTVSNVNTELYTSWESGSFIFMNIPLENVMSYLSKWYGFKYTFEDDAAKQVQIGAYLNRYANMNPIIDMIMELNMVDIKQREGILHISYKQ; translated from the coding sequence ATGAATTCATTCAAAGAAAACTTTAGAATTGCAAAATTCCTTGCTTCTCTATTCACACATTCGTCTATCCCGGAGGAAGAAAAAGCCTACCGTGAATGGATTAATGAAAATCCGGAGCATCAAAAGCTAGCCAAACGAATATTGAATGAGGAAACGTATGAAAAAAACACTCAGTTAATCAAAAGTTTCTCTTCACAAAAAGCATGGGACAAAATCTACCCGCTATTGGGAGGAGAAAAAGCATCCGGTTTCCTTTCATGGAGAAAGAGCCTGAAATATGCAGCTCTCATTTTGCTTCTGATAATACCGGCTTCCTACCTTATATATAATTGGGTAGCCAGAGAGCCCATCGGCGAAATCGCTCCAGGAACCCATGGCGGAGAACTTACTTTAAGTAACGGCAACACCTTCAATCTTTTCGATAATGTCCTCCCGGAAGGTGTAGCTGAAATGTTCATCATTGATTCTAAAGGGATCAATTATCAAACTCCTGCCAACAAACCCAAAGTGAAAGAAATCAAGAACACACTCCGTACACTGCATGGCATGGAATGTCACATTGTCCTTTCAGATGGCACAAAAGTACATCTGAATGCAGAATCAAAACTGACTTACCCTATTTGTTTCAACGATAAGGAACGTATCGTACAGGTTGAAGGTGAAGCCTATTTTGATGTTGCTCCGGATAAAGCACATCCGTTTATCGTACAGACACCGCATACCTCTATTCGGGTGACAGGAACTTCTTTCAACGTAAGGGCTTATGCGGATGAAGAAGTGGAAAGTACAACACTAGTCAGTGGAGCTGTAAAGATTAACAGTGAAAATGAAGATTATGAATTGATTCCAAACCAACACTTCGCATATGACAAAAATAGTAGGAAAAGTACCGTATCTAACGTAAATACAGAATTATACACTTCCTGGGAATCCGGATCATTCATCTTCATGAATATTCCTCTTGAGAATGTAATGTCATATCTTTCCAAATGGTACGGATTCAAATACACCTTTGAAGACGACGCAGCCAAACAGGTACAAATCGGAGCTTATCTCAACCGCTATGCAAACATGAATCCCATTATCGACATGATAATGGAATTAAATATGGTAGACATAAAACAGAGAGAAGGTATATTGCACATTTCCTATAAACAATAA
- a CDS encoding ROK family protein: MKLSIDLGGTHVRIAQVENGRCLNKISVACPSQQDASTILNLLSQLIERMMNEHVEGIGIGVPSIVDSEKGVVYNVANISSWKEIYLKEALESEFRVPVAINNDSNCFTLGVKMFGEGQPYANMVGMTIGTGIGAGVIIDHRLYGGEFMGAGEIGTLPYLDSDFEQYCSSFFFKRYNTTGAEAAEKANSGDRAALKIWKEFGIHLGNLMKAVLLVYAPQAVILGGGIAPAFPLFKGAMENAMQSFPYKVILDRVEVKVSHQKDASLLGASVLIK, encoded by the coding sequence ATGAAACTGTCAATAGATTTAGGTGGAACCCATGTTCGGATAGCACAAGTGGAGAATGGCAGGTGTCTTAATAAGATATCGGTTGCCTGTCCATCGCAGCAAGATGCTTCCACGATTCTCAATTTACTATCTCAGCTTATTGAAAGAATGATGAACGAACATGTAGAAGGCATTGGCATAGGTGTCCCTTCTATTGTAGATTCGGAAAAAGGGGTTGTTTATAATGTGGCAAACATCTCCTCCTGGAAGGAAATTTATTTGAAAGAGGCTTTGGAAAGTGAGTTCAGAGTACCTGTTGCTATTAACAACGATTCTAATTGTTTCACCTTGGGGGTGAAAATGTTCGGTGAGGGGCAACCTTATGCCAACATGGTAGGGATGACCATAGGAACTGGTATCGGGGCAGGGGTCATCATTGACCATCGTCTCTATGGTGGCGAATTTATGGGAGCAGGCGAAATAGGAACATTGCCATATTTAGATTCCGACTTTGAGCAATATTGTAGCAGTTTCTTTTTTAAACGGTACAATACTACTGGTGCCGAAGCTGCTGAAAAGGCAAATAGCGGAGACCGGGCTGCATTGAAAATATGGAAAGAATTTGGAATTCATTTGGGTAACCTTATGAAAGCAGTTCTTCTAGTGTATGCTCCGCAGGCTGTTATTTTGGGAGGAGGTATCGCACCAGCATTTCCTTTATTTAAAGGAGCTATGGAAAATGCGATGCAGAGTTTCCCTTACAAAGTTATATTGGATAGAGTAGAGGTGAAGGTTTCCCATCAGAAAGATGCTAGTTTGCTGGGAGCTTCTGTTTTGATAAAGTAA
- a CDS encoding Crp/Fnr family transcriptional regulator produces the protein MVKMNMSDIDISEPLSDMLAPLNNEQKEFLMNNYTIQTYKKNETIYCEGETPSHLMCLISGKVKIFKDGVGGRSQIIRMIKPREYFAYRAYFAKQDFVTAAAAFEPSVVCLIPMNAILTLVAQNNDLAMFFIRQLSIDLGISDERTVNLTQKHIRGRLAESLIFLKESYGLEEDGSTLSIYLSREDLANLSNMTTSNAIRTLSQFATERLITIDGRKIKIIEEEKLKKISKIG, from the coding sequence ATGGTAAAAATGAATATGTCAGACATCGATATTTCGGAACCGTTATCCGATATGTTAGCTCCTTTAAATAATGAGCAAAAGGAGTTTCTGATGAACAATTATACAATACAAACCTACAAAAAGAATGAAACCATCTACTGCGAAGGAGAAACACCTTCTCATCTGATGTGCCTTATCAGTGGGAAAGTAAAAATCTTCAAAGATGGCGTGGGAGGTAGAAGTCAGATTATTCGCATGATTAAACCACGCGAATACTTTGCTTATCGTGCTTATTTTGCCAAACAAGATTTTGTAACTGCTGCAGCAGCTTTCGAGCCTTCCGTTGTTTGTCTGATTCCCATGAATGCTATCCTGACCTTAGTTGCCCAAAATAACGACCTGGCCATGTTCTTTATCCGCCAGTTGTCTATTGACCTCGGCATTTCTGACGAACGTACCGTTAATCTGACACAAAAGCATATCCGCGGACGCTTGGCCGAATCTCTCATCTTTCTGAAAGAAAGTTACGGGCTGGAAGAAGATGGATCTACTTTGAGCATTTATCTTTCACGCGAAGATTTAGCTAATCTCTCTAATATGACTACTTCGAATGCTATCCGCACACTGTCGCAATTCGCTACGGAACGGCTGATTACGATCGATGGAAGAAAGATCAAAATCATCGAAGAAGAAAAGCTGAAAAAAATAAGTAAGATTGGATAA
- a CDS encoding glutamine synthetase III → MSKMRFFALQELSNRKPLEVITPSNKLSDYYGSHVFDRKKMQEYLPKEAYKAVTDAIEKGTPISREMADLIANGMKSWAKSLNVTHYTHWFQPLTDGTAEKHDGFIEFGEDGGVIERFSGKLLIQQEPDASSFPNGGIRNTFEARGYTAWDVSSPAFVVDTTLCIPTIFISYTGEALDYKTPLLKALAAVDKAATEVCQLFDKNITRVYTNLGWEQEYFLVDSSLYNARPDLCLTGRTLMGHSSAKDQQLEDHYFGSIPPRVTAFMKELEIECHKLGIPAKTRHNEVAPNQFELAPIFENCNLANDHNQLVMDLMKRIARKHHFNVLLHEKPYNGVNGSGKHNNWSLCTDTGINLFAPGKNPKGNMLFLTFLVNVLMMVYKNQNLLRASIMSASNSHRLGANEAPPAILSCFLGSQLSATLDEIVRQVGNEKMTPEEKTTLKLGIGRIPEILLDTTDRNRTSPFAFTGNRFEFRAAGSSSNCAAAMIAINAAMANQLNEFRASVEKLMEEGVGKDEAIFRLLKETIIASEPIRFEGDGYSEEWKQEAARRGLTNICHVPEALMHYVDNQSKSVLIGERIFNETELNSRLEVELEKYTMKVQIEGRVLGDLAINHIVPTAVAYQNRLLENLRGLKEIFPAEEYEVLSADRKELIREISHRVTSIKVLVREMTEARKVANHLENYKEKAFAYEEKVRPYLDQIRDHIDHLEMEVDDEIWPLPKYRELLFTK, encoded by the coding sequence ATGTCAAAAATGCGTTTTTTCGCCTTACAAGAGCTTTCCAACCGGAAACCTCTGGAAGTAATCACTCCTTCCAACAAACTCTCAGATTATTATGGTAGCCATGTGTTCGACCGCAAGAAGATGCAAGAATATCTTCCCAAAGAAGCCTACAAGGCCGTAACCGATGCTATCGAAAAAGGTACGCCCATCAGCCGGGAAATGGCAGACCTGATCGCCAACGGCATGAAGAGTTGGGCTAAGTCACTCAACGTCACTCACTACACCCACTGGTTCCAGCCTCTAACAGACGGAACAGCCGAGAAACACGACGGCTTTATCGAATTCGGTGAAGACGGCGGAGTTATCGAACGCTTTTCCGGAAAACTGCTGATCCAACAAGAGCCGGATGCTTCTTCTTTCCCTAACGGTGGTATCCGCAACACTTTCGAAGCGCGAGGCTATACTGCCTGGGATGTTTCTTCCCCGGCATTCGTGGTAGATACCACTCTTTGTATCCCCACTATCTTCATTTCTTATACGGGTGAAGCACTGGACTACAAAACTCCATTATTGAAAGCACTTGCCGCCGTAGATAAAGCAGCTACGGAAGTTTGTCAGCTATTCGACAAAAACATCACACGTGTATACACAAATCTGGGGTGGGAACAAGAATATTTCCTTGTCGACTCTTCTTTATATAATGCACGTCCCGACCTCTGCCTGACAGGACGGACACTGATGGGACACTCTTCTGCCAAAGACCAACAGTTGGAAGACCACTATTTCGGCTCCATTCCTCCACGTGTCACCGCATTTATGAAAGAACTCGAAATCGAGTGTCACAAACTGGGTATTCCTGCCAAAACCCGCCATAACGAAGTAGCTCCCAACCAATTTGAGTTGGCCCCTATCTTCGAAAACTGTAACCTTGCCAACGACCACAACCAGCTTGTCATGGATTTGATGAAACGTATCGCAAGGAAACATCATTTCAATGTACTCCTGCATGAGAAACCATACAACGGAGTAAACGGTTCAGGCAAGCATAACAACTGGTCACTTTGTACAGATACGGGGATTAACCTGTTTGCTCCCGGAAAGAATCCGAAAGGCAACATGCTGTTCCTCACTTTTCTGGTAAATGTATTGATGATGGTCTATAAAAACCAAAATCTGTTGCGTGCTTCCATTATGAGTGCCAGCAACAGCCATCGTCTGGGAGCCAACGAAGCTCCTCCCGCTATCCTTTCCTGTTTCCTGGGGTCACAACTTTCGGCCACTCTCGACGAAATTGTCCGCCAAGTAGGAAACGAAAAGATGACACCGGAAGAAAAAACGACATTAAAACTAGGCATCGGACGTATTCCCGAAATCCTGCTGGATACCACCGACCGTAACCGCACCTCTCCTTTCGCATTCACCGGAAATCGTTTCGAATTCCGTGCCGCAGGTTCTTCCTCTAACTGCGCCGCTGCAATGATCGCCATTAACGCTGCTATGGCAAATCAGTTGAATGAATTCCGCGCATCAGTAGAAAAATTAATGGAAGAAGGCGTAGGCAAAGACGAAGCTATTTTCCGTCTACTGAAAGAAACGATTATCGCTTCCGAACCAATCCGCTTTGAGGGTGACGGTTATTCCGAAGAATGGAAACAGGAAGCCGCACGCCGCGGACTGACTAACATCTGCCACGTACCGGAAGCCCTGATGCACTATGTTGACAATCAATCCAAATCAGTGCTGATCGGCGAACGTATTTTCAACGAAACCGAATTGAACAGCCGCCTGGAAGTAGAACTGGAAAAATACACCATGAAGGTGCAAATCGAAGGCCGCGTACTAGGTGATCTTGCCATCAACCACATCGTACCTACTGCTGTTGCTTACCAAAACCGGTTGCTCGAAAATCTTCGCGGACTGAAAGAAATATTCCCGGCTGAAGAATACGAAGTATTGAGTGCCGACCGCAAAGAACTGATCCGTGAAATTTCACACCGGGTAACTTCCATTAAAGTACTGGTTCGTGAAATGACCGAAGCACGGAAAGTTGCCAACCATCTGGAAAACTACAAGGAAAAAGCGTTTGCATACGAAGAAAAAGTACGTCCATACCTTGACCAAATCCGCGATCACATCGACCATTTGGAGATGGAAGTGGACGATGAGATATGGCCGTTACCCAAATATAGGGAACTGTTATTTACCAAATAA
- a CDS encoding RNA polymerase sigma-70 factor: protein MNIHIENIIADIKRGNKLAFKKLFDDYYPILCVFSSHYIDDKEVCKDIAQDALLAYWERKEDFDNILKVKSFLYTVTRNKCLNHLKHEQLDIPVFPRQEEFDSGFEAAIIEQETFRIVRKAVEELPTQMRNIILYSMKGLKNHEIADKLQISEGTVHTLKKIAYRKLRESLKGINYALLLFLCK from the coding sequence GTGAACATACATATAGAAAATATAATTGCAGACATAAAACGTGGTAACAAACTAGCTTTCAAAAAGCTATTTGATGACTACTATCCTATTCTTTGTGTTTTCTCCTCCCACTATATTGATGACAAAGAAGTGTGCAAAGACATCGCACAAGATGCGTTGCTAGCTTATTGGGAGCGGAAAGAAGATTTCGATAACATTCTGAAAGTAAAAAGTTTCCTTTATACCGTCACTCGAAACAAATGTCTGAATCATCTCAAACATGAACAATTAGACATTCCAGTTTTCCCCAGACAAGAAGAGTTTGACAGTGGTTTTGAAGCCGCTATTATCGAACAGGAAACATTCCGCATAGTTCGCAAAGCGGTAGAAGAATTGCCTACCCAAATGCGAAATATTATATTATACTCTATGAAAGGGTTAAAAAACCATGAGATTGCTGACAAATTGCAAATATCAGAGGGTACTGTCCATACGTTAAAGAAAATCGCCTATCGCAAACTCCGCGAAAGTCTTAAAGGTATAAATTACGCCTTATTACTCTTTTTATGCAAATAA